The following proteins are encoded in a genomic region of Oceaniferula marina:
- a CDS encoding deoxycytidylate deaminase — protein sequence MQIDLAVENDRITIPQYAMALAHVASLRSEDPFRKVGAAALDFDNRVIGTAYNGLAPGFQAPEGFWDDREGRQKFMLHAEVNLCSLFKRGEVKIIASTTMPCTACMQTLCAYGVKEIYYRDVYQASDAPEIAKTYGIGFERVTDYPLNPA from the coding sequence ATGCAGATAGACCTCGCTGTAGAAAATGACCGCATCACCATTCCCCAGTATGCGATGGCGCTGGCCCACGTCGCGAGCCTGAGGTCCGAGGATCCCTTTCGCAAAGTGGGGGCCGCCGCGTTGGACTTTGACAACCGGGTGATTGGGACGGCTTATAATGGTCTCGCCCCGGGGTTTCAAGCTCCGGAAGGGTTTTGGGACGACCGTGAAGGCCGCCAGAAATTCATGCTGCACGCGGAAGTCAACCTTTGCAGTTTGTTCAAACGCGGCGAGGTGAAAATCATTGCCTCAACCACGATGCCCTGTACTGCCTGCATGCAGACGCTTTGCGCCTATGGCGTGAAGGAAATCTATTACCGTGACGTTTATCAGGCATCGGACGCGCCTGAGATTGCCAAAACCTACGGCATTGGATTTGAGCGGGTCACTGATTACCCACTCAACCCAGCGTAA
- the ald gene encoding alanine dehydrogenase: protein MTVGIPKEIKTQEHRVSMIPSSVGELTRRGHRVLVQTQAGAGASYPDESYLAQGAEIVGTAEEVFAQSELIVKVKEPQASEVAMLNEQHTLFTYLHLAADKHLTETLVASGCTAIAYETIEVNNRLPLLEPMSEIAGRMSSIVGSYHLAKHRGGRGTLLGGVPGVAPGRVVVIGGGTAGVNAARVATGIGADVSILEVDFDRMRFLDITMEGAHTVFSNEANLSDLLPRVDLVIGAVLVPGAAAPKLITREMLKMMQPGSVFVDIAVDQGGCAETTRPTTHDEPTYYEEDVLHYCVANMPGAYSRTSTQALNNCTQRWTTLIADEGVAAACKIRPELLGGINCTGGKLTCPPVGEAHDLASVDPAELITG, encoded by the coding sequence ATGACCGTAGGCATACCCAAAGAAATCAAAACCCAAGAGCATCGAGTGTCCATGATCCCTTCATCTGTAGGGGAATTAACCCGCCGGGGACACCGCGTTCTAGTCCAGACCCAGGCAGGTGCTGGAGCCAGTTATCCGGATGAAAGCTATCTGGCCCAAGGAGCTGAAATCGTCGGCACCGCCGAGGAGGTCTTTGCCCAGAGCGAACTCATCGTCAAGGTGAAGGAACCCCAGGCGTCCGAGGTCGCCATGCTCAATGAACAACACACTTTATTCACCTACCTGCACCTCGCTGCGGACAAACATCTCACCGAAACCTTGGTCGCCTCTGGCTGCACAGCCATTGCGTATGAAACCATCGAGGTCAATAACCGCCTTCCGCTGCTCGAACCCATGAGTGAGATCGCTGGCCGGATGTCATCGATCGTCGGCAGCTACCATCTCGCAAAACATCGTGGCGGGCGGGGCACCCTACTCGGCGGTGTTCCGGGTGTGGCCCCGGGACGCGTGGTGGTCATTGGTGGTGGAACCGCCGGGGTGAATGCAGCCCGCGTAGCCACTGGCATCGGAGCAGATGTCAGCATTCTGGAAGTGGATTTCGACCGGATGCGCTTTCTCGACATCACGATGGAGGGGGCTCACACGGTATTTTCGAATGAAGCCAATTTATCGGACCTTCTCCCTCGGGTTGATTTGGTGATTGGAGCGGTTCTGGTTCCCGGAGCGGCAGCGCCGAAACTCATCACCCGCGAGATGCTCAAAATGATGCAGCCCGGTAGTGTCTTTGTGGATATTGCTGTGGACCAAGGTGGTTGTGCCGAAACCACCCGCCCGACAACCCACGACGAGCCGACGTATTACGAAGAAGACGTCCTGCACTACTGCGTGGCCAACATGCCTGGTGCTTACTCCCGCACCTCGACTCAGGCCCTGAATAATTGCACCCAGCGCTGGACCACACTGATCGCTGATGAAGGTGTGGCAGCCGCTTGCAAAATCCGTCCCGAACTGCTGGGCGGTATTAATTGCACCGGAGGAAAACTCACCTGTCCCCCGGTGGGAGAGGCCCATGATCTGGCATCCGTCGATCCGGCTGAACTGATTACGGGCTAA
- the nadD gene encoding nicotinate (nicotinamide) nucleotide adenylyltransferase, giving the protein MAGHDSQTGSPFKTLCLFGGTFDPIHLGHTHIAQAAVDSLGLDRVLFLPCGQSPHKAGQKHADAHHRLKMCQLATRDIEWAEVDDHDLTAPPPSYSHRLAGTMAKRYPGARLFWLMGTDQWKAFPHWHRPDELAQLVEFIVFSRGEPAKPLKNYRLHTIHGDHPAAATQIRNTPKAAKSWLHPAVYDYIQENRLYQHGNEQKAGEADD; this is encoded by the coding sequence ATGGCCGGGCACGATTCGCAAACGGGCTCTCCGTTCAAAACACTCTGCTTGTTCGGAGGAACCTTTGATCCGATTCATCTCGGCCACACCCACATTGCCCAGGCCGCGGTCGACAGCCTTGGGCTGGATCGCGTTCTTTTTCTACCGTGCGGGCAGTCACCGCACAAAGCAGGCCAAAAACATGCCGATGCACACCATCGCTTGAAGATGTGCCAACTGGCTACCAGAGATATCGAATGGGCTGAAGTTGACGACCACGACCTGACAGCACCGCCCCCGTCGTATTCGCACCGGCTCGCCGGGACCATGGCCAAACGCTACCCCGGAGCCCGCTTGTTCTGGCTGATGGGGACCGATCAATGGAAGGCGTTCCCCCACTGGCACCGCCCGGACGAACTCGCTCAACTCGTTGAATTTATTGTTTTCAGCCGTGGTGAGCCCGCCAAGCCTCTAAAAAACTATCGCCTGCACACCATCCACGGGGATCATCCGGCAGCGGCAACTCAAATCAGGAATACTCCGAAGGCGGCAAAATCCTGGCTTCACCCTGCGGTTTACGATTATATTCAGGAGAACCGGCTCTACCAGCATGGGAATGAGCAAAAAGCTGGTGAAGCCGATGATTGA
- the rsmB gene encoding 16S rRNA (cytosine(967)-C(5))-methyltransferase RsmB codes for MSSQATNVRRAAVSALRAWAKGHAYMDSLIERHATRNHLSRQDRALLQSIVSSVLRNRRLLDHWIGKLRRGKLDHETRDILRVGVAQLLLLGIADHAAVNETVNCGKAPVRGLINAVLRQAITRRKRLMEELDDLPPAVRLSHPDWLYKRWSKTYGKKEADSLMAWNNLPAPTLARVNPLKEGAREAVESYDHAKPVDGLENYFEIDGPPPGDWMKEGYVYIQDPATRHCVDLLNPQAGESILDACAAPGGKSALIAAAMHNQGELLCTDSNSKRLPRLETNLERLGIDIAAVQAHDWTQTAPEEWLGKFDAILLDVPCSNSGVMRRRLDARWRLRGENIVELTGIQSQILANALPCLKPGGRLVYSTCSIEPEENSDLIRTFLTSHPEWQIEEEHQALPFRDGSDGAYAARISRIPSY; via the coding sequence ATGTCGTCACAAGCCACCAACGTCCGCAGAGCGGCGGTTTCAGCCCTCCGAGCATGGGCCAAAGGCCACGCCTATATGGACTCATTGATTGAGCGCCATGCCACCCGCAACCACCTGAGTCGGCAAGACCGGGCTCTCCTGCAATCCATCGTCTCCTCCGTGTTACGCAACCGGAGACTACTCGATCACTGGATCGGCAAACTCAGACGGGGAAAACTCGACCACGAAACCCGCGACATCCTCCGCGTGGGTGTAGCCCAACTCCTACTGCTCGGCATCGCCGACCATGCCGCCGTCAATGAAACCGTCAATTGCGGCAAAGCCCCGGTCCGAGGACTGATCAATGCGGTCCTACGTCAGGCAATCACCAGGCGCAAGCGACTGATGGAAGAGCTCGACGACCTTCCTCCCGCGGTCCGACTATCCCACCCTGACTGGTTATATAAACGCTGGAGTAAAACCTATGGCAAAAAGGAAGCCGACTCCCTGATGGCGTGGAACAACCTGCCAGCCCCGACACTGGCACGGGTCAACCCACTCAAAGAGGGTGCCCGTGAAGCGGTCGAATCCTACGATCATGCCAAGCCGGTTGATGGATTGGAAAACTATTTCGAAATTGACGGCCCACCGCCGGGAGACTGGATGAAAGAAGGGTACGTTTACATTCAAGACCCGGCCACCCGCCACTGTGTGGACCTGCTGAACCCGCAAGCGGGAGAATCCATTCTGGATGCCTGCGCCGCGCCCGGCGGAAAATCCGCCCTGATCGCTGCTGCCATGCACAACCAAGGAGAACTTCTCTGCACCGACAGCAACTCCAAACGCCTCCCCCGATTGGAAACCAATCTGGAACGGCTCGGGATTGATATTGCTGCCGTGCAGGCACACGACTGGACCCAGACAGCCCCTGAGGAGTGGCTGGGGAAATTCGATGCCATCCTGCTCGATGTCCCCTGCTCCAACAGCGGCGTGATGCGTCGGCGACTTGATGCCCGATGGCGACTACGCGGTGAGAACATCGTTGAACTCACCGGTATTCAGTCACAGATTCTGGCCAATGCCCTGCCCTGTCTCAAACCAGGCGGACGGTTGGTGTATTCCACCTGTTCCATCGAACCGGAAGAAAATAGCGATCTGATCAGAACATTCCTCACCTCTCACCCCGAGTGGCAAATCGAAGAAGAACATCAAGCCCTCCCATTCCGGGACGGTAGTGACGGCGCCTATGCGGCGAGAATCTCACGGATACCATCCTATTAA
- a CDS encoding metallophosphoesterase — MDDQKRSRFNRRNFIRVTGMGAIGAFSYARWVEPRLLTVTERDIHIPRLPSALDGLRIAQLTDFHYQPEHQDQLMADAVATVNAANPDLICLTGDFITQSPDALAPLMEHLSRLRSKHGIYGIMGNHDGWSASPSLFQNHFRKAGLEFLLNQGSRINIGGAPLFIYGTDSIWSGRVHLPSCYGGHSPCDPVLALVHEPDVFDIIKRDHRVDLQLSGHTHGGQCRVPLLGYAPVKVRYGRNYIYGDYQVGDSSIFVSRGLGTVGTTVRFACAPEVAILTLRSEEIS; from the coding sequence ATGGATGACCAAAAACGATCACGATTCAACCGCCGGAACTTCATCCGCGTTACCGGCATGGGTGCGATCGGGGCCTTCTCCTACGCCCGGTGGGTAGAACCGCGGCTGCTGACCGTGACCGAGCGGGACATCCATATCCCCCGTCTGCCGTCGGCCTTGGACGGCTTGCGTATTGCCCAACTCACCGACTTCCATTACCAGCCCGAGCATCAAGACCAGCTCATGGCCGATGCTGTCGCCACAGTCAACGCAGCCAACCCCGACCTGATCTGCCTAACCGGAGATTTTATCACCCAGTCTCCCGACGCCCTCGCGCCATTGATGGAGCACCTCTCCAGACTCAGATCCAAACATGGGATTTATGGCATCATGGGAAACCACGACGGCTGGAGCGCCTCGCCTTCACTTTTCCAAAATCACTTCCGCAAGGCTGGTCTCGAATTCCTACTCAATCAGGGAAGCCGGATCAACATTGGCGGAGCTCCCTTATTCATCTATGGCACCGATTCGATTTGGTCCGGGCGTGTCCATCTCCCGTCATGCTACGGTGGACACAGCCCGTGCGATCCGGTTCTGGCACTGGTTCACGAACCGGACGTCTTTGACATCATCAAGCGAGACCACCGTGTCGACCTGCAGCTATCCGGGCACACCCACGGTGGTCAGTGCCGGGTGCCCTTACTCGGCTACGCACCGGTGAAAGTGAGATACGGAAGAAATTACATCTACGGGGACTACCAGGTCGGGGACTCGAGCATCTTTGTCAGCCGTGGCCTGGGAACCGTCGGCACAACCGTGCGCTTTGCCTGCGCACCGGAAGTTGCCATCCTTACCCTACGCTCCGAGGAGATCTCGTGA
- a CDS encoding tetratricopeptide repeat protein has product MKPSITALLLTLGLASPMFVHAQDAPAKKPASLEEINQEFSNLPKKTREEYAQKIIKVQNLFNQKRIFDALEKIDELDKIYPNHPAALNIKGACYVEIRAFDKANAIFSEILRVSPNNTNVLFNLAEVDFVTKNWESAEKRFEKIIPLLPKQNKAMIRLCEFKLLLCKLKLDKKEEALALKNKHDAWDDSPFYYFSRAAIAYDADDKIGAEKELRNARYVWKNDAALAAWQDTLIEFGYIRSFYGGDTEESQED; this is encoded by the coding sequence ATGAAACCAAGCATCACCGCCCTTCTTCTCACCCTCGGCCTGGCATCTCCCATGTTTGTGCATGCCCAGGACGCACCTGCAAAAAAACCGGCCAGCCTTGAGGAAATCAACCAGGAGTTCAGCAACCTCCCGAAAAAGACACGTGAGGAATACGCTCAGAAAATCATCAAGGTGCAAAACCTCTTCAACCAGAAACGCATCTTTGATGCTCTGGAAAAAATCGACGAACTCGACAAAATCTACCCAAACCACCCGGCAGCGCTCAACATCAAGGGAGCCTGCTATGTTGAAATCCGAGCTTTTGACAAAGCCAATGCCATTTTCAGCGAAATTCTCAGAGTCTCGCCAAACAATACCAACGTCCTCTTCAACCTGGCCGAAGTCGACTTCGTCACCAAAAATTGGGAGTCCGCGGAGAAGCGGTTCGAAAAAATCATTCCTCTGCTACCAAAACAGAACAAGGCCATGATCCGCCTGTGCGAATTCAAACTCCTCCTCTGTAAACTCAAACTGGACAAAAAAGAAGAAGCCCTGGCACTCAAAAACAAACACGACGCCTGGGACGATTCCCCATTCTACTATTTCTCACGAGCCGCCATCGCCTACGATGCCGATGATAAAATCGGTGCCGAAAAAGAACTGCGCAACGCCCGCTACGTCTGGAAAAACGATGCCGCCCTGGCCGCTTGGCAGGACACGCTGATTGAATTCGGCTACATCCGGAGCTTTTACGGTGGCGACACCGAAGAGTCCCAGGAAGACTAG
- a CDS encoding COX15/CtaA family protein, with protein sequence MIRGILAGGRSIHYHQSVSRFQKVAMAACLAVMVLIFVGAIVRATGSGMGCPDWPTCWGCLIPPTSADQIDPEKLDIEKYRRRAARHGIAPETITRESVIAQFNATHVWVEYINRLTSLPVGLLTLGTFIGSWWQWKKRKRVVLVATSAMVLLGVNAWMGAQIVFSGLKPGIITLHMALAILQLCLLVYVAWRGCDQPWRFPRARGLKAMRQLGYVLFALVLAEGVLGSQIREKTDALKQSHEMAPRSEWVAELEQSSVYLVHRSGSWLILLVAGMFFLRGLRVQSGAAWLERVVLGMVLAQMVLGLVLSQVGILPIAQVLHIGLSSILVSALLLWLLAARPHKA encoded by the coding sequence ATGATACGAGGAATACTTGCGGGGGGGCGGTCGATCCATTATCACCAGAGCGTGAGTCGATTCCAAAAAGTGGCCATGGCGGCCTGTTTAGCGGTGATGGTGCTGATCTTTGTCGGTGCCATCGTCCGGGCCACCGGCTCGGGGATGGGGTGTCCGGATTGGCCTACATGCTGGGGCTGCCTGATTCCCCCCACCAGTGCGGATCAGATCGACCCGGAAAAACTCGACATTGAAAAATACCGCCGTCGAGCGGCCCGGCACGGTATCGCTCCGGAAACCATCACCCGGGAGTCGGTGATTGCGCAATTTAATGCGACGCACGTCTGGGTGGAATACATCAACCGTCTGACGTCCCTACCAGTGGGTTTGCTTACCTTGGGGACGTTTATTGGGTCCTGGTGGCAGTGGAAAAAGCGCAAACGAGTAGTCCTGGTGGCGACATCGGCCATGGTGTTGCTTGGCGTAAACGCCTGGATGGGGGCCCAGATTGTGTTTAGTGGATTGAAACCCGGAATCATCACACTGCACATGGCGCTAGCCATTCTCCAGCTCTGTCTGCTGGTGTATGTGGCCTGGCGTGGTTGTGATCAGCCGTGGCGGTTTCCCCGGGCTCGTGGACTCAAGGCAATGCGGCAGCTTGGCTATGTGCTTTTTGCCCTTGTCCTTGCGGAAGGGGTGCTGGGGTCCCAGATCCGGGAGAAAACCGATGCCTTGAAGCAAAGCCATGAAATGGCACCGCGCTCGGAATGGGTGGCGGAGCTTGAACAAAGCTCGGTCTACTTGGTGCACCGCAGCGGGTCGTGGCTGATCTTGCTGGTTGCCGGTATGTTCTTTTTGCGGGGTCTCAGGGTGCAGTCGGGAGCCGCGTGGCTCGAGCGTGTGGTGCTCGGTATGGTCTTGGCCCAGATGGTGCTGGGATTGGTCTTGTCCCAGGTCGGAATTTTACCCATTGCGCAGGTCTTGCACATCGGGCTGTCCTCCATTCTCGTCAGTGCCTTACTGCTCTGGCTACTGGCAGCGAGACCGCACAAAGCTTGA